In Nicotiana tabacum cultivar K326 chromosome 19, ASM71507v2, whole genome shotgun sequence, one DNA window encodes the following:
- the LOC107816633 gene encoding transcription factor DUO1-like: MSDSMIKKGPWKAEEDEVLRKHVKKYGPRDWSSIRSKGLLQRTGKSCRLRWVNKLRPNLKSGVKFSAEEERTVIELQAQFGNKWARIATYLPGRTDNDVKNFWSSRQKKLARILRTSVQQPSKPQKTNNREAPALQKHPSVEGPKLSSLAEERSLSISQYCPSSYMNNCNTINMVQLPELLNSTSLPFEPDLLQPEFNPYEKRACFGSQIPLPFPQIPLQTDFLHPLESQILPMKLEESDFLDFFGQLSASEIGNVQVPFVPSSCSGPERSSDIISVKREIDIPLTPDSFIDDFPMDMFDHIDPLPSPFNW, encoded by the exons ATGAGTGATTCGATGATAAAGAAAGGGCCGTGGAAAGCGGAAGAAGATGAGGTGTTGAGAAAGCATGTGAAAAAATATGGGCCAAGAGATTGGAGCTCCATTCGATCCAAAGGCCTTTTACAGCGTACTGGCAAATCTTGTCGTCTTCGTTGGGTCAATAAACTTCGCCCCAACTTGAAAAG TGGAGTGAAGTTTTCAGCAGAGGAGGAGAGGACTGTGATTGAACTTCAGGCACAATTTGGGAACAAATGGGCTAGAATTGCTACATATTTGCCTGGACGAACTGACAATGATGTCAAGAATTTCTGGAGTAGCCGGCAGAAGAAATTGGCTAGAATTTTGCGGACCTCAGTACAACAGCCTAGTAAGCCCCAGAAGACTAACAACAGGGAAGCTCCTGCTCTTCAAAAACATCCCTCAGTAGAG GGACCAAAGTTGAGCTCATTGGCAGAGGAAAGGTCTTTGTCCATATCCCAGTATTGCCCATCATCCTATATGAACAATTGTAACACAATCAACATGGTCCAATTGCCAGAGTTATTGAATTCAACTTCACTTCCTTTCGAGCCAGATCTGCTTCAACCTGAGTTCAACCCTTATGAGAAGAGAGCCTGCTTCGGGTCACAGATTCCACTTCCCTTTCCTCAGATTCCGCTGCAAACTGACTTTCTTCACCCACTGGAAAGTCAAATATTACCCATGAAACTTGAGGAATCTGACTTCTTAGATTTTTTCGGGCAGCTCAGTGCTTCTGAAATAGGAAATGTGCAAGTCCCTTTTGTACCATCATCATGTTCAGGACCAGAGAGAAGCTCTGATATTATTTCTGTGAAGAGAGAAATCGACATCCCCCTTACACCAGATAGCTTCATCGATGACTTCCCCATGGATATGTTTGATCATATCGATCCACTGCCAAGCCCATTCAATTGGTGA